One Terriglobales bacterium genomic window, CGGGCAATATTACCGGCTTCGTCCGGAGTACCGCAGGGGTGCCTCAAATGGGCGCCGCGGTGGAGGTTTTCTCCACCGCAACCCAGGCCGTCACGGTATTCACCGACGGGCGCGGATTCTACAGCGCCGACGGGCTGGTGCCCGGCAACTATCACGTAAAAGTCACCGCTCCCTCGTTTCTGCCCTCCTTGCGCGAGAACGTCGCATTGAAGGCGGGGGCCAGCGTGCTCGTCAATGTCACGCTCAGCACCCTGTTCGAAGCGGTGCAATTGCTGCCCCAGCGCCAGGGGACCTCCGATGACGATGGCTGGAAGTGGACCTTGCGCTCGGCGGCCAACCGTCCGATGTTGCGGGTGGTGGGAAATGGGCCGGTAATGGTCTCCAAGGGCGCCGCCGGTGATAAGCCGGCAGTAAAGGGCACGGTGGCGTTTGTCGCCGGCAGCGATGCCGAAGGATTCGGCAGCGCCGGCGAGGTCAGCACCCACTTCAATTTCGAGAAATCGCTATTCTCCACCGGCACGCTTTCGCTGAAGGGTAACGTCGGCTATGGTGGCGGCCCGCAGAATGGCGTCATCCGCGCCGCTTACGCGCATAAATTGGACAACGGCTCCACTCCCGAGCTGGCGCTTACGGTGCGCCGCTTCTCGAATCCTGACTTCAACTCGCGGCTGCCTGCTATGCAAGCGATGTCGGTGCACGTCGGGGATTCCTTGACACTCGCTGATTTCATTGAATTGCGTTTCGGGACTGAGTACCAGACGGTGCAGTTCCTGAGTCGCGACAGCGCCATCAAGCCCTATGGCACGATCGACGCCCACCTCTCGCCGAACACTTTTCTTGAATACCGCTACGCCAGCGCTGAGCCCAACGCGTCCGGCGCGAAGGGGTTCGATTCGACTCTCGGCGATGTACTCGAGACCGGACCCAGGGTTTCCATGAACGAGCGCGGCGCAGTGCTGGAGAAAGCCCGCCACCAGGAGGTTTCGCTTTCCCACCGCCGCGGAAACACCAGCGTGCAGCTGGCGGCCTATTCGGATAATATCCGCAACACTGCCCTTACCGGCGCCGGCGACCTCAATGGTCCCTTCGCCCAACTTCTGCCTGATCTGTACTCGGAAACGTTTACCTATAACGCGGGACAGCTCAACAGCAACGGCTTCCGCGTCGTAGTCCAGCAGAAGCTGACTCCCGACCTGACCGCCACCGTGAACTACGCCTGGGGCGGGGTTCTGGATCTGGCGTCGAACGACGTTGCCCTGGCACAGGTGCGTTCGGTAATTCACCAGCAATGGCGGCATTCAGTGGGCGTTAAGCTGGCAGGGAAGGTACCGGGGACGCATACCCGCTGGGCGACTTCCTATCGAGCGGCGAACCAGAAATCCCTCACCCCGGTGGACTTGTTTGATTGCTCGCCGGGACAAATGGACCCATATTTGAACGTGTTCGTGCGCCAGCCAATACCCGGCACCGGTTTCTTCCCTGGCAAGATGGAAGCCTTGGTGGACCTGCGGAATCTGCTGGCGCAAGGCTATATACCAGTCATCGGACACGACGGCCGCACGCTCTACCTGCTGGAGTCAGCACGGGCGGTGCGAGGCGGGGTGGCATTCGTCTTCTGACGAATCGGAAAACAACTTCTGTTACCTATGGAAAGGCCGCCCGCAAGGCGGCCTCTTTCTTTCTGTTTCCACTGCTATCGTGGAAGCGCTGAAACCAGCGGCTAGTCCAGTATCTTCTGCCACCATTTCTTGGGCTGCTCCGGCTCGCTGTCCATGTCAATACCGTCGGACAATCCCAAAAAACCGGCGGGCGCCATGTTGGACGTCGGACGCCGGGCGGGTGCGATGTTGGACGCCGGACTTCCCGCCGCGGTTTCCCTGGATTGCTCCCGCCGGGATACTCGCATCAGAATGGCGCCCCCCGCATGTTCGCCGGGCATGATAGCGACCGAGGCGCGCGATTCCAGCGCCATATCGAAAAACTTGCCGGCCTTCACGGTTTCCGGTCTGATTTCAGGTTGTACGCCGGCACTGGTCTGAACCGCGTGCGCGGTCGATTCATCGAAGACAATCCAGCGGCTCATATTGTTTGTTCCCTCCGTGGCGCAGCAGGAACATCTACTTGGATGCGAGCTGTTCAGTCCGCGCACTCGTCGTATCGCCCAAAAATCGCGAAAAACCATGCATACTCAGTTCCTTGCAGCGCTGAGTGCGGGAGGGAGTGGGCAATCGCCGAGGATACTCACGCCAAATCGCCGGCATAACTAGACCATCAGAGGCCTCATCCGTCGGTGCCAAATTGCTAACATTTGCTAACAAATTTGCGCTCAGTGTTCGTGCCGCCTCACGAGGGCTAATTGTTGAGGCCGCAACCGCTTGCGAAGAAAGTGGGCGGTATCGATCGGCGGCTGGGTGTTGTCGAGCTCGACAATAACGAAA contains:
- a CDS encoding carboxypeptidase-like regulatory domain-containing protein is translated as MGRKLGCIMILLALALPAAAAGKPGNITGFVRSTAGVPQMGAAVEVFSTATQAVTVFTDGRGFYSADGLVPGNYHVKVTAPSFLPSLRENVALKAGASVLVNVTLSTLFEAVQLLPQRQGTSDDDGWKWTLRSAANRPMLRVVGNGPVMVSKGAAGDKPAVKGTVAFVAGSDAEGFGSAGEVSTHFNFEKSLFSTGTLSLKGNVGYGGGPQNGVIRAAYAHKLDNGSTPELALTVRRFSNPDFNSRLPAMQAMSVHVGDSLTLADFIELRFGTEYQTVQFLSRDSAIKPYGTIDAHLSPNTFLEYRYASAEPNASGAKGFDSTLGDVLETGPRVSMNERGAVLEKARHQEVSLSHRRGNTSVQLAAYSDNIRNTALTGAGDLNGPFAQLLPDLYSETFTYNAGQLNSNGFRVVVQQKLTPDLTATVNYAWGGVLDLASNDVALAQVRSVIHQQWRHSVGVKLAGKVPGTHTRWATSYRAANQKSLTPVDLFDCSPGQMDPYLNVFVRQPIPGTGFFPGKMEALVDLRNLLAQGYIPVIGHDGRTLYLLESARAVRGGVAFVF